The Mycoplasma sp. 1654_15 genome contains a region encoding:
- a CDS encoding MAG0110 family membrane protein: protein MNFFQNAFKKSQIQFVQADEKRLSNRLLSYSLMWLSLGIFLIAILSFAILAINPIREAYFKLLLGVSGSAIGLLVTNLVLTFASIGIMLFISNQSRRQNSSLAVLVPMYILFIILESFWLPALISALFLIRTIDDNFSFVIESLDYKTISYILLSFIIPAGIFAIIGALGWFQIIDFSRFVIFIWVGLVVELILFIVSYFIFNSIINAIYLVIATLVTFAMIGYNFWLMRQESLYWLATDKYNEDLKAKFLRIGLAYGMFLLVSYLRLVIILLKLFSRR from the coding sequence ATGAATTTCTTCCAAAACGCTTTTAAAAAGTCTCAAATTCAATTTGTGCAAGCAGATGAAAAAAGACTTTCAAATAGATTATTAAGCTATTCTCTAATGTGATTATCATTAGGAATTTTTCTCATTGCAATTTTGAGTTTTGCAATACTTGCTATTAATCCAATTAGAGAAGCATATTTCAAACTACTTCTTGGAGTTTCCGGGTCAGCAATAGGATTATTAGTAACTAACTTAGTTCTTACTTTTGCTTCTATTGGTATTATGCTTTTTATTAGTAATCAAAGTAGAAGACAAAATAGTTCATTAGCTGTTTTAGTGCCGATGTATATTTTGTTCATAATTTTAGAAAGTTTTTGACTACCAGCTCTAATTTCTGCTTTATTTTTGATAAGAACAATAGATGATAATTTTTCTTTTGTAATAGAGAGTCTAGATTATAAAACCATTTCTTATATTTTATTATCATTTATAATTCCTGCAGGAATATTTGCTATTATTGGTGCACTAGGTTGATTCCAAATAATAGATTTTTCAAGATTTGTAATTTTTATTTGAGTAGGATTGGTTGTAGAATTAATTTTATTTATAGTTTCATATTTTATTTTTAATAGCATTATTAATGCGATTTATTTAGTTATTGCAACACTTGTCACTTTTGCAATGATAGGTTACAACTTCTGATTAATGAGACAAGAGAGTTTATACTGATTAGCTACTGATAAGTATAATGAAGATTTAAAAGCAAAATTCTTACGTATAGGTTTAGCATATGGAATGTTCTTATTAGTATCATATTTAAGATTAGTAATCATACTTTTAAAACTATTTTCAAGAAGATAA
- a CDS encoding inorganic diphosphatase translates to MKKNIINVDIEISLNSNIKYEFDREKNKLVVDRILREPFVYPANYGAIKNTLDWDGDELDVLVYSKESFIPGSQLKARIVGAMKMIDDGEIDTKLIAVHEDDYRLAHIQKLEDLPSTWVLEVEYFFSNYKNWKRPGITSVDGFEKEEWALEELEECKKLFEKYNHLSKDDFLKEMKKKHPEKYR, encoded by the coding sequence ATGAAAAAAAATATAATAAATGTAGATATTGAAATTTCTTTAAATTCAAATATAAAATATGAATTTGATAGAGAAAAAAACAAATTAGTAGTTGACAGAATTTTAAGAGAACCTTTTGTATATCCAGCTAATTATGGTGCTATTAAAAACACATTAGATTGAGATGGTGATGAACTAGATGTTTTAGTATATTCAAAAGAATCTTTCATTCCAGGTTCACAACTTAAAGCAAGAATTGTTGGTGCTATGAAAATGATCGATGATGGAGAAATTGATACAAAATTAATAGCAGTTCATGAGGATGATTATAGATTAGCTCACATTCAAAAATTAGAAGATTTACCTTCAACTTGAGTATTAGAAGTAGAATATTTTTTCTCTAATTATAAAAATTGGAAACGTCCAGGAATTACTTCAGTAGACGGTTTTGAAAAAGAAGAATGAGCTTTAGAAGAATTAGAAGAGTGCAAAAAACTATTTGAAAAATATAATCACCTTTCAAAAGACGACTTTTTAAAAGAAATGAAGAAAAAACATCCAGAAAAATATAGATAA